The window ATCCAATTTATTACATCATgtttatgaaaataataaattgtatcacaaattaaaacaaaataattatcTTCTAAGTTATAAGTCCaaatattatcttcataatataaaccaatcatatataaaatataataatgatgaattatataatttaagaaaagtacatgataaaaatgaaaaaacagaaaaaaagaaattcattcaaaaaaataataatattcaaaatatattatctaatAATACAATACATGAATACCCTAAAATGGGGTATGGACAAGATAAAGGCAACTATATTTatcaacatatatatattaacatgcttatatatattattgtaactattttatttataatatttcttttgttgttttcttttttttcctaTTTTAAACACAAGAaattcaatatatttattaacGCACCAAATAAgttatataacataaatgatatacaaaaaaaaataaggaaaCCCTTAAAGTTTTTATATACCAgatctatttttttttttgaagaattattacctgttcaatatattatgcCTTCCTATATTTGGACACATATAAACAAGCATTTGAAAACAGAAAGTTTTATACaatctttaaaaaaagaatatgaaaattgtgaaaatattatagacaaaaaatttcttttttatgataaagCACAATTTGAAAGTTATATTTTAGGTCTCATATGTCAAGGATCAAGGCTTGAGCATTttacacaaaaaaaaaaaaaaaaaaaatagataaaaataaataaataaataaataaataatataaatgtactatatatatattataatgaaacCTTTGActaaattattaaatatatatatatatatatatatatatatatatatatttgtgaaacaaataatttgtctattacaaaaaaaaaaatatttaaaaatacatatattaatttttgttttatttaagAGGTTTCATACCCAACTCCTTCCTAATTTCATTCCATTTATCAATAGACAATTcatcctttttattttcatcatagTTATGATTACTTTGAGAACTTgaatgataatttttttttttttgtttttttaaaaagaataacttttttttttttttatcatgttcttcttttttattttgaacACTATATTCTGAACTTGTAAAAGAATTTTTACTGTCCGATGAGTATTTTcgtttttcttttttttttttatgatcaTGTTTGGAATgtgttctttttttttctttctttctaCTTTTTCTATCCATATCACTACTATAATCAGAATGATGATGTCtttcttcattatcatacttattattatatttgcggttatacattttattgTGTTTTTTGTTCTTGTCATAATTTCCTTCctttttatgataataattatgatcGTCTTCCGAcgaatatttattaatttttttatatctttctAACATATCCCTTTGTTTATATTCATTcttatttttgttaatatccttatttttattatgtgtTGTATCTTCGTTATTCTCAAACAGTTCATTATCTGAAGAAATGTTTAATAAAGCTTTGTAATATTCcaaattttttctttctaataaattattttcttctaaCACTTGTCTCTTGGTCAATGTTGGAAAATCCACATCtagaaaattatttaaaattaaacaaTTATCAACAAATACgtccatatatattttttcaaaagtACCATTTTGTAATCTCATTCTAATTTTCCTATAATCAAATAATATGGGTTCTAAATGATTATATACTTCTAAGCTCTTCCCTATTAAtcttaaataaaatataccTAGTGCTCTTAAATATACAAAgtcttcattttttatatattcatatattatatctttatcAGGTTGAATTTGTAACAGTTTTAAAATTAAGCATAAAAAACGTGTAGGCTTTCTATTACCCCCGTAGGTACCACCTACgtattttaaatttatgGCTTGGTCAATGATGGATTCGgctacaaaaaaaaaaaaaaagaacaagaAGTAGAAGAAgaacaacaacaataacaataacaataacataataattaatatataatattattacatgtCAGGGCAAAACATTTTTCCTTCCAATATGGGctatcatatattttacttcttattatatttgataTTAAGTACTGTGGATTGGATccaaaattttttatagcACTGGCATCAGTGCGGTTAGCCATACttacattatttatttatataaaaagttaATTATATGGAAATATACTGGAAGAAATAatcttctttttatttcccCTATTTTTAGTTCTTACTTTTTTAATTGAAagattttttattttaaaatcaTCTTTTTTGTATCTCTAATTGCCATTTCAAgttaatttttataaaacatatatatatatatatataatataaatataaaaatatatattgcattattatatatatatatatatatttctttatccctttttcttttaattatatatatctattgaaatattattattaatagaTAATCATATCCATaagtttaaaaaataaatattcatatatatatatatatattttatttaatttttttcgtgttcattctttttattttaaaaaaaataaataaaataatattaccataataatataattattataataaataaataaataaatatatatatatatatatatatatatatataatattgcCTTCTTTTGTGGTATGCTATATTACATACATTTGTATTGTATGCATATATACGCAAATATTCTGTTCCTTCAATTACTATAATTTCacttattattttattattattatttttttttaatttgtgaaaatattttattccTTATGATTGCcattacaaaataaaaaaaaatattaattacATGATGTATAACAAtttaatatgtaatatatacCCGAAATTAATATAACTTATATGTGATATATTAGTCAGTTCATTTTACCAGTtaaggaaataaaaaaagaaataggattttttttttttttattattttttttgttaatattatacaatataatgAACGGATTGCAGTTTTTATTAcgaattaataaaaatattataagaCGATTTTCAAGTTTGTATTCTCCaaatataaagaagaaTGTGCCTGATTATATAGATTTCGAAACATTTTACCctaaaaaagaaataaagCCAGATATTATGACAGCTTTTACTATGGCCAAACAACAACGATTAGAGAAGCTGTTGGAAAATAATCCTTTGGTATTATACAAGGGTAGggttataaaaaaattgtcATGTCcaagaataaaaaattcagGAAGAAATAATGTAGGAAAAATAACTGTTCGTCATAGAGGTGGAGGTCATGCGCAGAGATTACGATTTATTGATTTTAAAAGATCAagaaaagatatatatagcACTGTATTACGAATAGAATATGACCCATCTCGAAGTGCACATATAGCATTGATTCAATATGAGGATGGtgtattatcatatatattagcTCCTCTTTTATTAAGACCAGGAGATAAAATTATAGCAAGCAAGTATGCAAATATTAACCCTGGAAATTCTTTACCATTACAAAATATACCTGTCGGAAgtattattcataatattgAAATGAGACCAGGAGCAGGGGGGCAGTTAATAAGGGCAGCCGGTACATACGCTACAATAATTAGTAAAGACAATGAATATGCAActattaaattaaaatcTACTGAGATTAGAAAATTTCCTTTACAATGTTGGGCAACAATTGGACAAGTCTCCAATTTAGAAAGACATATGAGGATTTTAGGAAAAGCAGGGGTTAATAGGTGGTTAGGAAAAAGACCAGTCGTTAGAGGAGTTGCTATGAACCCTTCAAAACATCCACATGGAGGAGGTACTAGTAAGAAACACACCAAAAGACCTAAGTGTTCCTTATGGGGCATATGTAGAGATGGATATAAAACAAGgagtaaaaaaaaacctCTTGGATTAA of the Plasmodium reichenowi strain SY57 chromosome 11, whole genome shotgun sequence genome contains:
- a CDS encoding mitochondrial ribosomal protein L2 precursor, coding for MNGLQFLLRINKNIIRRFSSLYSPNIKKNVPDYIDFETFYPKKEIKPDIMTAFTMAKQQRLEKLLENNPLVLYKGRVIKKLSCPRIKNSGRNNVGKITVRHRGGGHAQRLRFIDFKRSRKDIYSTVLRIEYDPSRSAHIALIQYEDGVLSYILAPLLLRPGDKIIASKYANINPGNSLPLQNIPVGSIIHNIEMRPGAGGQLIRAAGTYATIISKDNEYATIKLKSTEIRKFPLQCWATIGQVSNLERHMRILGKAGVNRWLGKRPVVRGVAMNPSKHPHGGGTSKKHTKRPKCSLWGICRDGYKTRSKKKPLGLIIRRNICGRLQKKYGVKS
- a CDS encoding pre-mRNA-splicing factor 38A, putative, yielding MANRTDASAIKNFGSNPQYLISNIIRSKIYDSPYWKEKCFALTSESIIDQAINLKYVGGTYGGNRKPTRFLCLILKLLQIQPDKDIIYEYIKNEDFVYLRALGIFYLRLIGKSLEVYNHLEPILFDYRKIRMRLQNGTFEKIYMDVFVDNCLILNNFLDVDFPTLTKRQVLEENNLLERKNLEYYKALLNISSDNELFENNEDTTHNKNKDINKNKNEYKQRDMLERYKKINKYSSEDDHNYYHKKEGNYDKNKKHNKMYNRKYNNKYDNEERHHHSDYSSDMDRKSRKKEKKRTHSKHDHKKKKEKRKYSSDSKNSFTSSEYSVQNKKEEHDKKKKKLFFLKKQKKKNYHSSSQSNHNYDENKKDELSIDKWNEIRKELGMKPLK